The genomic DNA ACCCCGTCCCCTCCGGTGGAACAGCCTTCCCCCCCGGAAGGCTGTTCCACCGGAGGGGACGGGGTAGGCGGGGTAGGAGGTCGAGGAGTTACCGACGGAGGTCTGGGAGAGGGAGGAGCCTCTTGGCCCAACAGAAAAGATCCCAGTCCCGGGAAGGCGACCAAAACCCAAGCGCTTGCCAACGCTACCTGAAGCCAAACATCAGTGCGGGCTCCTTCACTCCATAACCAAACCCATGCCCTGACTATCCAGTTTAGGTAACGGTAACCCATGGGGCAGGGAGGTTTTGGGTCTGGGCCATTTGCCTGAACCGTTTTTATCCGGTTTGAGCACCGGGGACCGGCTCCTGCCCTTCCGAGTTGGAGGCTTGGACTTGTCTTTCTTTTTTGGCTTTTGGTTGACTTGCTTTCCTGGCCTTAGGAGGTTTGCCTTTGACTTGCTTGGTTTTTGCTCCTCCTTTTTCCTCTCCTTCTGGCTGAGGGCTTCGAACCGTTACGCGCAAAATCCCATGGACTTCAGGATGGAGATCCACCGTAAGCTCGTACTGCCCAAAAGCACGGATGGGTTTATCAAGTCGAATCTTCCGCCGATCCAGTGCAATCCCCGCTTGCTCCAATCGCTGCGCGATTTCAGCAGTGGTCACCGATCCAAACACTTTTTCGCCCCCGGTCTCCGAAGCCAGCTCAAAGACGAGCTCCATCTCGGCCAAGCGGATCGCCAATGCCTGAGCCTCCTCCCGCTCGCGATTCTCGCGAGCCAATCGCAACTGCCGCAGCCGGGCGATCTCTCTTTGCGTAGCAGAGTTCGCGAGCACTGCGAGCCCTCGAGGCAAAAGGTAATTCCGCACGTAACCCGCCCGGAGCTGAACCGTATCCCCTTCTGCACCCAATCGATCGATTCGTTGTTTCAGAATGACCGGGACCTGCATGGCGAAAACCATTTTTTCGTAGCGCCGCTTCCCTCTCAAGGAAAAACCACCAGATTTTAAAAGGGCAAAGGATCCTCGGACGGCTCCTCTTCGGTCCCTGCCAGGGGTGGGGCGGTTGGGGAGGAGATTTCCTCCTCGCTCGCGATGGGGCTCGCAAGGCTTGCCGACCCTGTCGGAGTTTCAGGAGTCACGCGACCTCGTCCGAGGAATTGAATGCGATCGGCTCGCACTCGGAGTCGACTCCTCTTTTCCCCATCCTTACCCTCCCACTGTTCCCATTGAAGCCTTCCTTCCACTAGAACGAGTGACCCCTTATGCAGGTATTGCTTGCACGTTTCCGCCTGCCTTCCCCAAGCAACGACTTCTACGAAACACACTTCATCCCGCGTTTGACCGTCCTGGCTGCGAATGGTTGTGTTGACTGCCAGCGAAAGGTCTCCCACCGGGGTTCCCTTAGGGGTGTAACGAATTTCGGGGTCCCGCGTTAGGTTGCCCAAAAGTAACACGCGGTTGAGATCGGCCATAGTCTTCCCTCCTTTCTAAGGAGTGGATGGGGCGATCGTTTCCGGAAAGCTTGCTTTCCGGGATTCTCTTTTTCCGGTTCGGCGCACGTAAAACTGCCGGAATAGCTTGGGATATCCCTTTAACTTTTGATTGAGGACACCAAGCAAAGACCCTTCCAGGGAA from Candidatus Methylacidithermus pantelleriae includes the following:
- a CDS encoding single-stranded DNA-binding protein — translated: MADLNRVLLLGNLTRDPEIRYTPKGTPVGDLSLAVNTTIRSQDGQTRDEVCFVEVVAWGRQAETCKQYLHKGSLVLVEGRLQWEQWEGKDGEKRSRLRVRADRIQFLGRGRVTPETPTGSASLASPIASEEEISSPTAPPLAGTEEEPSEDPLPF
- the rplI gene encoding 50S ribosomal protein L9, with protein sequence MQVPVILKQRIDRLGAEGDTVQLRAGYVRNYLLPRGLAVLANSATQREIARLRQLRLARENREREEAQALAIRLAEMELVFELASETGGEKVFGSVTTAEIAQRLEQAGIALDRRKIRLDKPIRAFGQYELTVDLHPEVHGILRVTVRSPQPEGEEKGGAKTKQVKGKPPKARKASQPKAKKERQVQASNSEGQEPVPGAQTG